In Mustela lutreola isolate mMusLut2 chromosome 1, mMusLut2.pri, whole genome shotgun sequence, one genomic interval encodes:
- the CAVIN3 gene encoding caveolae-associated protein 3, giving the protein MGESALEPGPGSAAAAGGPVHAVTVVTLLEKLATMLEALRERQGGLAQRQGGLAGSVRRIQSGLGALSRSHDTTSNTLAQLLAKAERVGSHADAAQERAVRRAAQVQRLEANHGLLVARGKLHVLLFKEEAEIPASAFQKAPEPLGPADQSEPGPEQPEGEVEESSDEEPVESRARRLRRTGLQKVQSLRRALSGRKGPAAPTPTPVKPPRLGPGRSADGQPDARPALEPNLESEPPQDTEEDPGRPGTAEAAVLQIESAA; this is encoded by the exons ATGGGGGAGAGCGCGCTGGAGCCGGGGCCTGGGTCCGCAGCAGCGGCTGGGGGCCCGGTGCATGCCGTGACGGTGGTGACGCTGCTGGAGAAGCTGGCCACCATGCTGGAGGCGCTGCGGGAGCGGCAGGGGGGCCTGGCTCAGAGGCAGGGCGGCCTAGCGGGCTCTGTGCGCCGCATCCAGAGCGGCCTGGGCGCGCTGAGCCGCAGCCACGATACCACGAGCAACACACTGGCGCAGCTGCTGGCCAAGGCGGAGCGCGTGGGCTCACACGCGGATGCCGCGCAGGAGCGCGCGGTGCGCCGCGCGGCCCAGGTGCAGCGGCTGGAGGCCAACCACGGGCTGCTCGTGGCGCGCGGGAAGCTCCACGTCCTGCTCTTCAAG GAGGAGGCCGAAATCCCAGCCAGCGCCTTCCAGAAGGCGCCAGAGCCCTTAGGCCCAGCCGACCAGTCCGAGCCCGGCCCAGAGCAGCCTGAGGGTGAAGTTGAGGAGAGCTCGGACGAGGAGCCCGTGGAGTCCAGGGCTCGGCGGCTGCGGCGCACCGGGTTGCAGAAGGTACAGAGCCTGCGAAGAGCCCTGTCCGGCCGGAAAGGCCCTGCAGCACCAACGCCCACGCCGGTCAAGCCACCTCGCCTTGGGCCTGGCCGGAGCGCTGATGGCCAGCCTGACGCCCGGCCCGCGCTGGAGCCCAACCTGGAGTCAGAACCTCCACAGGACACCGAGGAAGATCCCGGGAGACCTGGGACAGCGGAAGCCGCAGTGCTTCAAATAGAGAGCGCAGCCTAA